A portion of the Candidatus Edwardsbacteria bacterium genome contains these proteins:
- a CDS encoding nuclear transport factor 2 family protein, which translates to MPYAFNNIDNPHSETETIEQTIRDNIGWAVNNKNLEQLYSSVVENKELFFFQTDSKSTINGIGQFKELVEKLFMQDAFKAIKYELHELRINLSPSLQTAWFACLLDDFNTFKGRPANWEKVRWTGVLEKIEGSWKIFQMHFSQAEDLVTK; encoded by the coding sequence ATGCCTTACGCTTTCAATAATATTGATAACCCCCACTCCGAGACTGAAACGATCGAGCAGACCATAAGGGACAACATCGGGTGGGCGGTAAACAACAAAAACTTGGAACAATTATATTCTTCGGTAGTAGAGAACAAGGAGCTATTCTTTTTTCAGACCGACTCTAAAAGCACCATCAATGGCATCGGGCAATTTAAAGAACTGGTTGAAAAACTCTTTATGCAGGATGCTTTCAAAGCGATAAAATACGAGCTTCATGAACTCAGGATCAATCTTTCGCCATCCCTGCAAACCGCCTGGTTTGCCTGTCTGCTGGATGATTTCAACACCTTCAAAGGACGCCCGGCCAACTGGGAGAAGGTGCGCTGGACCGGAGTCCTGGAGAAAATAGAGGGAAGTTGGAAGATATTCCAGATGCACTTCTCCCAGGCCGAGGATTTGGTAACAAAATAA
- a CDS encoding GNAT family N-acetyltransferase, producing MLNHIRLNEVSERQFLAFSATYRRHDEDRHQLKDGQTFREYIAALNRYEDPDNLPPGKVTQISFWFLNEDNVLIGNSRLRLSLNEYLLNIGGHIGFDVSPEHRRKGYATEILRLTLNEARKNGTHRVLVTCNEGNLPSRKVIENNGGILENIVIEDSTEKNILRFWINLNECGK from the coding sequence ATGCTTAATCATATCAGATTAAATGAGGTTTCTGAGCGCCAGTTCCTGGCATTCTCCGCAACCTACCGCCGGCACGATGAGGACCGGCATCAGTTAAAAGATGGCCAGACTTTCCGGGAATATATAGCCGCACTCAACCGCTATGAGGACCCGGACAACCTGCCGCCGGGAAAGGTCACGCAAATATCCTTCTGGTTCCTGAACGAAGACAATGTTCTTATAGGCAACAGTAGGCTCAGGCTTAGCCTCAACGAGTATTTATTGAACATCGGCGGGCATATCGGCTTTGACGTGTCCCCCGAACATCGCCGGAAGGGATACGCTACGGAAATACTGCGGCTAACCTTGAACGAGGCCCGAAAGAACGGGACCCACCGCGTCTTGGTCACTTGCAACGAGGGCAACCTCCCCTCTCGGAAAGTGATCGAAAATAACGGCGGAATCCTTGAGAACATTGTTATAGAGGACTCCACCGAGAAAAATATCCTGCGCTTTTGGATAAATCTTAATGAGTGCGGCAAGTAG